The sequence ACTTGGTGTTGTTGGCCAGCTCCAGTGCTTCCTCGTCGGTGTCGAACGGGGTGATGGCCACAACTGGGCCGAAGATCTCGTCCTGGAAGATCTGTGCATCCGGTGCCACGTCTGCGAAGACGGTCGGTGCAACGTAGTTGCCTTCTTCGAAGCCTTCGGCGCGGCCGCCGCCGGCCAGCAAGCGGCCTTCGGTCTTGCCGATCTCGATGTAGCTCATGACCTTTTCGAAGTGGTTCGGGTGCACCAGGGCGCCGACTTCGGTCTTCGGATCGCTTGGCAGGCCAACGCGGATGTTCTTGGCGCGCTGCGCGAACTTGGCAACGAAATCATCGTAGATATCGCGCTGTACCAGCACGCGGGAGCCAGCGGTGCAACGCTCGCCGTTCAGCGAGAAGACACCGAAGACGGTGGCATCCAAGGCTGCTTCCAGGTCAGCGTCGGCGAAGACGACTGCTGGAGACTTGCCGCCCAGTTCCAGGGACAGGCCCTTGAACTGCGGGGCTGCAGCGGTGGAGATGGTGGCGCCGGTGGAGGAGTCGCCGGTGAAGGAAACCAGTGGCACATCCGGGTGCTTGACCAGGTAGTCGCCGGCTACGGAACCGGAACCGAAGACCAGGTTGAAGACGCCTTCTGGAAGGCCTGCCTCGCGGAAGATTTCTGGCCACAGTCCTGCGGAGAGCGGGGTGTAGCTTGCAGGCTTCAGGACTACCGAGTTTCCGGTAGCGATGGCCGGAGCCAGCTTCCAGGATTCCTGCATGAACGGAACGTTCCATGGGGTGATCAGTGCGGCCACGCCGATTGGCTTGCGGTTCACGTAGTTCATCTGGCGCCCTGGCACGCGGAAGGTGTTGTCCACCTGTGCGACGATCAGGTCAGCGAAGAAGCGGAAGTTCTCTGCTGCGCGGCGAGCCTGGCCCTTGGCCTGGGTGATCGGCAGGCCGGAGTCGTAGGACTCGAGCAGCGAGAGCTCTTCATCGCGGGATTCGACGATGTCAGCGATCTTGTGCAGCACGCGGGAACGCTCGCGCGGCAGCATCTTGGACCATGGGCCTTCCTTGAAGGCCTTGTTTGCGGAGGCAACAGCCAGATCCACGTCTTCAGGCTGTGCCGAGGCGACGGTGGCGTAGTTGGTGTTGGTGACCGGTTCCTGCACGTCGAAGGTTGCTCCGCCGATGGAGTCAACGAATTCGCCGTTGATGTAGTGCTGCAGGTGGGTCGGAAGGTTTTCCGGTACGAAGTGCTTGCTCATGGCAATTCCTTTCGTGCGTTGTCCCGGTGTTTCCACCGGATGGATTTGGGCAAAACTATGGGTGGTGCTGGTGGCTAGATGGCGCTCGGTGCCATGCCGGCAGCCTTGAGGTAGGCGTTCAGGGTGTGGGCGCGGTGCTCGCGCGCCGCGGCCTCGATCTGCGCCGGAGTGGCATGGGTTCCGATCAGATCCAGCAGCTTCTCATGCTCCTGGACCGAGGCGCGGGCCCGGTTCGGGATGTGCGTGAAGGAACTCGCCCGCATCGCTGCCAGCCGGCGCCATCCGCGCTGGACCAGGTCCAGGATGTGCGGATTGGGGCACTGGCCGTACAACAGCTGGTGGAACTCGGTATTCATCCTGGTGAAGGCCACCGGATCGAAGTCCTCCAGGCACTGGCGCATCTTCTCGTTCAGCGCCCGTGCCTTGGCAAGCCACGCGGCATCCATGGAATCGGCGGCCAGCGCGGTAGCTGCCGGTTCGATGACCATCAATGTCTGCATGGTGTGCAGGTACAAGGTGGAATCCACGTGGGCTACCGTCGCCCCGACATTGCGGGTGAAGTGGACCAGGCCTTCGGCTTCCAACCGGCGGATCGCCTCGCGCACCGGAACCACGGAGCAGCCCAGCTCATCGGCGATGGTGCCCAGCACCAGCCGATAGCCGGGGGAGTACGCCCCGTTGACGATGCGTTCGGAGACCAGCTGGTAGGCCGCCTCGGACTTGGATGCGGTCATTACAGCGACCATGAGTCCAGATCCGGGCTGCCTGCGTCCTTCCAGGCGTTGTACTTGGTCTTCCATTCGGCGTTCATCGGGAACAGGCCCTCGATGCCGTGGCCGCGCTTGACCATCGCGAAGATGAATTCATCATTGGACTCGGTGACCATTGCCTCGGCGGCAACTTGTTCCACCATCGCTGGCGGGATGACCACGATGCCATCGGAGTCAGCCACGATGACATCGCCTGGCTGGACCGAGACGCCGCCGCAGGCCACGGTGATGTCCTTGTCCCAGGCCACGTGCTTGCGACCCAGAACTGCCGGGTGCGCGCCGTTGTAGAAGACCGGGATGTCCAGGCCGGAGACTGCGTCCAGGTCGCGCACGCCGCCATCGGAGATGATGCCGGCAGCACCGAGCTGCTGGGAACGCAGGGCCAGGATGTCGCCCAAGGTGGCCGAACCGGTTTCGCCGCGGGCCTCCATGACCAGGATCTCGCCATCGCCCAGCGAATCGATGGACTGCTTTTGCATGTTGTAGCCAGCGCCGTGGGCCTTGAACAGGTCCTCGCGGTTCGGGATGTAGCGCAGGGTGCGGGCGGTGCCGATCACGCGCTGCATGCCCTTGGTGGCACCTGGCACTTCGATGTTCACGTTGTTCAGGCCGCGCTTGCGCAGGGTGGCTGAAAGGGTTGCGGTGGCTACCGACGCCAGCTGTTCGCGGACCTTGTCGGTCAGCACGTCCTTGCCGGTGAGGATTGGTGCCATGCCAGCGGTCTCGCGGTCGCCGTAGGCATCTTCCTTGTCCTTGTCGGTGACCTTTGGCTGGTTGCCGAAGGCGGCGAAGGTGGCGGTGCCCTCGGTGGCGGTGGTCTTCAGCTTGCCAGTGGTGGCGCCGGTGACCAGGTCGGTCACCTCGACCTCGACGACATCGCCTGGGAAGAAGACGGTGGAGCCGGCAGGGGTGCCGGTGAGGATGATATCGCCTGGCTGCAGGGTCATCTGCTGGGACAGGTCGGCCACGATGGTGGCGAAGGAGAAGAGCAGTTCCGAGGTGTCGGCGTCCTGGGTGATCTTGCCGTTGACCCAGGTCTGCACGCGCAGCTTGGCTGGATCCAGAGTGGCCGCTTCCAGTGCTTTCGGGCCCATCGGAGTGTAGCCGTCGCCGGACTTGGAGCGGATGTTCGAGCCCTTGTCCGCGTACTTCATGTCGTGCACGCCCAGGTCGTTGGAGGCGGTGACCGAGCCGACGTAGCTCCAGGCGTCCTCTACTGAGACGCGGCGGGCGGTCTTGCCGATGATCAATGCGATTTCGCCTTCAAAGGCGAGCAGTTCGGTGCCTGCTGGGCGTTCCACGGTGGAACCGCTGGCGGCCAGCGAGCTGGTGGCCTTCATGAAGTAGCTAGGGAACTTGGGAGTACGGCCGCGCTGTGCTGCGCGCGAAGAGTAGCTCAGGTGTACGGCCAGGATCTTGCCTGCCTGGGCGAAGGTCTCTTCGGTTACTGGAACAATGTTGCTCACCGTTGATCGGCCTGCTTTCGTCATACATCAAGTCGTACATCAAATCGTATACGATCAGTGTGCTCTCAATCTCAAACGCTGTCAAGTGCACCGGAAAATTTTTTCCCATGGACGGAGCATAGGCCTGAAAATCCGCTGAATCACGGGATATTATTAAGAATAGTCCGGGAGTCCAAACCGGTGCCATTGGGGCTCATAAGGCCATGTAGGCCAGCGCACAATCGGTGGTTCAAATACCTGCCAGTCAGTGGATTTGATATCAGATCTGATATTTCTGCCGGGAAACGCAGAGCAAAAAGGCGTTGGCCGAAGAAAATATCTTCGGCCAACGCCTGAGCATGTCCAGCAAAACTCGCGTTTGCCGGTTCCAAGTCCTAGACGCGAATAGCATCCACAATCTTGACTCGGGCTGCCACCAGCGCAGGAAGCACACCGGTCAGTGCGCCTACGGCGATGGAAACTCCCATGCCAAGTAGGGCCGCACCGATAGGGAATGCAGGCATTTGATCCAGCTCGGTAGCCATCACCATATTCAGCAGAGTCTCGTTGGAGACCAAAGCTACGGAGATGAGCACGCCAATGCCACCTGCTACGGCCGTGGCTACGACGCTTTCCATCATCACCGAGAAGAATACGCGTTCGGTTGTTGCACCGAAGCTGCGTCGGATACCCACTTCGCGGATACGCTGCTTCATGGTCACCATGGCAACATTGAGCAGACTCAGGGAACCAAGCAGCAAGATGATGATTGCGATCCCGGCAACCACCATGGTCAACATCTTCAAGCTCTCATCAGCACCCCACATCAGATAATCTTCGCGGTGCGCATCAACTGTGAGACCAGGAAGTTCTGCCTGCATTTGCTGGCCGAAGTGCATGGCCAGCTCTTCGGATCCCTCAATGGGCACCCACAGCTTGTAGCTGACCTCATTGAGCGGAGCTTGGCTGCCGAACCAGTGCTCATAGGTGGCTGGCAGCATCCATAGCCTGCCGCCCATGCCGTAGCTGGTGCCCTTGGTAGTTCCGATGACCGTAACCGAGACGGCCTTGCCATTGCTCATCAAGTCCACGGTTAACGGCAGCCGGTGGCCTTCCAATCCCAATTCCTTCATGAAATTTCGGTCAACCACCGCCGCTGGTGCAAGATTCCGGGCATCTTCGGCTTCCAACCAGCGGCCTTCAGTAACAACCAGCCGGTGCATTGGTGCGTAGTCGGGATCAACCACCATGACCTCGGCATCAACACTCATGCCTTGGGCTGAAGCCGTCTGCTCGTAGTTGCGTCCCATCATGGTGGTGTACTCGACCTTGAAACGGTCACTGGTCTTTTGAAAGGCTTCGTCAATTTGGGCGTTGCCCGCAGGGCCACCGTCCGAGTTCGGGTCGAAGGCGTAGACAACGATCATTGCTGGACGACCCTCGCTTTCAAGGTTTTCGGTCATCATCTGACGCGCCATGCCAGCTCCGGCCAATGCGGTAGTCAACGAGGCCACGGCGATGGTGACACCAACCAAGGAGAGCAAGACGCGCAACTTGTGAATACGCAGTTCCTGCCATGCCTCCAGCAGTGCAGCCGCAAAACCGGTCCCTAAGCGGGTTAAGGATTTCATCTTGCCGCCACCTCACTGAGCGGATGCAGCCGCCCGCCATCCAATTGCAGCTGTTCTCGGGCCAAGGCCGCAACATTGCTGTCGTGCGTGATGGTGATCAGGGCTGCGCCGGAATCAACCGTGGCGGAATCCAGGAGATCCATCACTGCCCGTCCGGTAGTGACGTCCAAGGCACCGGTGGGCTCATCGGCCAGTACGACTCGTGGCCGGCGGACCAGCGCGCGAGCGATGGCCACACGTTGCTGCTCACCGCCGGAGAGGGTCTGGGGCATTGAATCCAAGCGTTTGCCCAGTCCTACGCGCTCCAAGGACTCGGTTGCTAGCTTGCGCCGATTCCAGAATTCATGGCCACTGGCGTACATCAGTGGAGCCATGACATTTTCCAGGGCAGTGCGTCCTGGCAGGAGGTTGAACTGCTGGAAAACGAAACCGAGGTCGCGCCCGCGGGCATGGGCCGCCTGCTTGGCGCTGAGGCGAGTGGCATCCTTGCCTCGCCACTGCAGGCTGCCGCTGGTGGGGCGGTCAAGCAGGCCAAGGATGTTCAACAGGGTGGATTTACCGGTGCCGGAACGACCTACGATGGCAATATGATCGCCTTCGGAAACACTGAGATCAATCCCGTTCAGGATGTGCAGCTCGCTGTCATCGGGCAGCAGGACGCTGCGGGTGACATTCTCAAGCTCCAGTAATGGCTCACCACTCATCTGTGGCGTACTCCATCCCCATCATGTCTTCAGGCGA comes from Glutamicibacter arilaitensis Re117 and encodes:
- the hpaE gene encoding 5-carboxymethyl-2-hydroxymuconate semialdehyde dehydrogenase, with product MSKHFVPENLPTHLQHYINGEFVDSIGGATFDVQEPVTNTNYATVASAQPEDVDLAVASANKAFKEGPWSKMLPRERSRVLHKIADIVESRDEELSLLESYDSGLPITQAKGQARRAAENFRFFADLIVAQVDNTFRVPGRQMNYVNRKPIGVAALITPWNVPFMQESWKLAPAIATGNSVVLKPASYTPLSAGLWPEIFREAGLPEGVFNLVFGSGSVAGDYLVKHPDVPLVSFTGDSSTGATISTAAAPQFKGLSLELGGKSPAVVFADADLEAALDATVFGVFSLNGERCTAGSRVLVQRDIYDDFVAKFAQRAKNIRVGLPSDPKTEVGALVHPNHFEKVMSYIEIGKTEGRLLAGGGRAEGFEEGNYVAPTVFADVAPDAQIFQDEIFGPVVAITPFDTDEEALELANNTKYGLAAYVWTSNLKRAHNFAHQIDSGMVWLNSNNVRDLRTPFGGVKASGLGREGGYRSVDFYTTQQSIQITLNEAHSPKFGV
- a CDS encoding GntR family transcriptional regulator; the encoded protein is MTASKSEAAYQLVSERIVNGAYSPGYRLVLGTIADELGCSVVPVREAIRRLEAEGLVHFTRNVGATVAHVDSTLYLHTMQTLMVIEPAATALAADSMDAAWLAKARALNEKMRQCLEDFDPVAFTRMNTEFHQLLYGQCPNPHILDLVQRGWRRLAAMRASSFTHIPNRARASVQEHEKLLDLIGTHATPAQIEAAAREHRAHTLNAYLKAAGMAPSAI
- a CDS encoding fumarylacetoacetate hydrolase family protein translates to MTKAGRSTVSNIVPVTEETFAQAGKILAVHLSYSSRAAQRGRTPKFPSYFMKATSSLAASGSTVERPAGTELLAFEGEIALIIGKTARRVSVEDAWSYVGSVTASNDLGVHDMKYADKGSNIRSKSGDGYTPMGPKALEAATLDPAKLRVQTWVNGKITQDADTSELLFSFATIVADLSQQMTLQPGDIILTGTPAGSTVFFPGDVVEVEVTDLVTGATTGKLKTTATEGTATFAAFGNQPKVTDKDKEDAYGDRETAGMAPILTGKDVLTDKVREQLASVATATLSATLRKRGLNNVNIEVPGATKGMQRVIGTARTLRYIPNREDLFKAHGAGYNMQKQSIDSLGDGEILVMEARGETGSATLGDILALRSQQLGAAGIISDGGVRDLDAVSGLDIPVFYNGAHPAVLGRKHVAWDKDITVACGGVSVQPGDVIVADSDGIVVIPPAMVEQVAAEAMVTESNDEFIFAMVKRGHGIEGLFPMNAEWKTKYNAWKDAGSPDLDSWSL
- a CDS encoding ABC transporter permease is translated as MKSLTRLGTGFAAALLEAWQELRIHKLRVLLSLVGVTIAVASLTTALAGAGMARQMMTENLESEGRPAMIVVYAFDPNSDGGPAGNAQIDEAFQKTSDRFKVEYTTMMGRNYEQTASAQGMSVDAEVMVVDPDYAPMHRLVVTEGRWLEAEDARNLAPAAVVDRNFMKELGLEGHRLPLTVDLMSNGKAVSVTVIGTTKGTSYGMGGRLWMLPATYEHWFGSQAPLNEVSYKLWVPIEGSEELAMHFGQQMQAELPGLTVDAHREDYLMWGADESLKMLTMVVAGIAIIILLLGSLSLLNVAMVTMKQRIREVGIRRSFGATTERVFFSVMMESVVATAVAGGIGVLISVALVSNETLLNMVMATELDQMPAFPIGAALLGMGVSIAVGALTGVLPALVAARVKIVDAIRV
- a CDS encoding ABC transporter ATP-binding protein, yielding MSGEPLLELENVTRSVLLPDDSELHILNGIDLSVSEGDHIAIVGRSGTGKSTLLNILGLLDRPTSGSLQWRGKDATRLSAKQAAHARGRDLGFVFQQFNLLPGRTALENVMAPLMYASGHEFWNRRKLATESLERVGLGKRLDSMPQTLSGGEQQRVAIARALVRRPRVVLADEPTGALDVTTGRAVMDLLDSATVDSGAALITITHDSNVAALAREQLQLDGGRLHPLSEVAAR